The genomic window GTCCAGCTCCCGGGTGAGCCGCCGGGTCCACTCCGGCATGCGCGCGGCCCGGTGCCGCGCCGCGGGCCATCCGGCCGCGTCCCCGGCCGCCAGGCCGAGCAGCAGGCCCTCGATCCTGGCCTGCCTCCCGGGAGCGCCGTGCCCCTGGGAGCCGGGGGCCGGGCGGGCGGCCGGTTCGGCGGTGATGCGGATGGCTACGTGAGGGGCCGCCGGATCACCGGTGGCGGGGGACGCGCTCCCGGGGGCGCGCGGGGCGCCGGTCACCGGCCGGCCTGCCGGGCACGGGCCCCGGGGGCCGCGGGAAACGGAGCGTGCCCGCCGGCCCCGCCGGGCGGTGCGGTGAAGGCGTGCTCCCGGCCCGGCGTTTTCCCCGTGCCCCTCGGGGGAGCCTCGGCCTCGTCCGGGGTCAGCAGCTCCGCGATGTCCAGCACGTGATAGCCCCGCATCGACGGCAGGCAGCTGCCCCGGACCGGCCCGATCGCCGACGCCCATTCACGGGGGATCGCCGACGCCCCGTGCAGCGCCCCGGCCAGTGCCCCCGCGACGGCCGCCGTGGTGTCGGCGTCCCGGCCCATGTTCACGGCCATGAGCACCGCCGTACGGAAGTCACCGCGCGCCGCCGTGAACGCCCCGAACGCCAGGCCCACCGCCTCGGGCGCCAGATCCGTCCAGGGGTAGCCGCCGATCACCACGGCGGAGCGCACCGCGCGTTCCCCCGCCAGCCGGTCCGGGTACGAGCGCTGCGCGGCGGTGACCGCACGCCGCAGCGAACGGGCGGTCCAGGAGTCCATCGGTACGACGGAGAGCGCGGCGGCGATGACCGACGCGAGCCCGGCCCCGACCATCGCGGCCGCCACACCGGCCGCGACCGCCTGACCGCCGTAGATGCCCTCGCCGTCATGGCTGACCCGTCCGTCCACGGCCACCAGGCGGGCTGCCTCCGCAGGCCGTCCCGCGGCGAAGACCCCGAACGGCGCCGCCCGCATGGCGAGACCGTCGCTCCAGGCGTGCCGGTGCTGCGCCGAGATCGGCGCGGCGAGACCCCTGCGGAGGTTCTCCAGCGTGCCCCGCTCGCTGAATCCCGCCCCCCGGAAGGGGCCCTCGTCCAGATCGGCGATCCAGTGGTGCCACGCCCGCTCGACGTGCGAGACGGTCAGTGCGGAACCGTGCCGGGCCAGCAGCAGCCCGGAGAAGATCGCGTACTCGGTGTCGTCCGTTCCCGCCGGGTCGTCGCTGACGAAGCCCTCGATGCGGCCCCAACGGCGACGGATCTCGGACGGCCGCAGGTTCTCCGCCGGGGCGCCGAGCGCGTCACCGACCGCGAGCCCCAGCAGCGCCCCCCGCGCCCGGTCGCCCGTGTCCGCCGCCGGGCCGTCGGCTGTCAGCTCCATCGTGTCGCCCCTTCGCTCGCATCCGTCACTCGCACCGGCCACCCGCGTCCGGGTCTCCGGACGAACCGGCCGACCCGGATAGAAGGGGATTCCACGCGCGGGCGGAAGAGAGGCGTTCAAACCGTATAAATCGGCCGCCCGGGTGACGCTCGCGAGGCAGGTAAGTTCGGCCTTCCTTGCTGGCGGGAGGCCTTTTTCGTGCGTACTTTCGAGTGTGCGGAGCGGAAGTGACACGTTCGGGGCCCGCTCCCGGAATGGGGAGAGCTGTGTCCATCATCGAGACCGACGCCGTACTGCACGAGGCGCACCGGGACAACCACACCCACCGTGACGTCAACGGCGGCTGGCTGCGTCCCGCCGTGTTCGGGGCCATGGACGGCCTGGTCTCCAACCTGGCGCTGATGACGGGCGTCGCCGGCGGCGCGGTCTCCCACCAGACCATCGTGATCACGGGCCTCGCGGGACTGGCCGCCGGTGCGTTCTCGATGGCCGCCGGGGAGTACACCTCCGTCGCCTCGCAGCGCGAGCTCGTCGAGGCGGAGCTCGCCGTCGAGCGTCGCGAGCTGCGCAGGCACCCCGTCGACGAGATGGAGGAGCTCGCCTCCCTGTACGAGTCCCGGGGCGTCGAGCCGGCGCTCGCTCGCGAGGTCGCGCTGCAGCTGTCCAGGGACCCCGAGCAGGCCCTGGAGATCCATGCCCGCGAGGAGCTCGGCATCGACCCGGGGGACCTGCCCTCACCGCTGGTCGCCGCCGTGTCGTCCTTCGGCGCCTTCGCCCTGGGCGCGCTGCTTCCCGTGCTGCCCTTCCTGCTCGGCGCCACGCGGCTGTGGCCCGCCGTGCTGCTCGCCCTCGTGGGCCTGTTCGGCTGCGGCGCCGTGGTGGCCAGGGTGACCGCCCGCAGCTGGTGGTTCAGCGGCCTGCGCCAGCTCCTCCTCGGAGGAGCGGCCGCCGCGCTCACGTACGGACTGGGCACCCTGTTCGGTGTAGCCGCGGGCTGAGGCCGCCGCCCGCCCGTGCCACGCCCCGGCGGGCGGGCACGTCCAGCCCTGTCGCTCCTCGCAGGCGCTTCCGGCCGCGGGTGCGGGACTTTGTCCGCGTCCCGCGGCGTTGTACCGATGTGACGTACGTCTTGGCGCACGTCACTGGGCCTATGGGTAAGCGGCCCCTAAAGTGAGACGCTATGCAGAGCTACACATAAGTAGCCGTTACCTGGCGGTTTCGATTCCATGACCGGCGGGCAAGAGCCGTAGACACCGCGGGCAACGACGCTCGCTCTCTGCGGTCTCCCAGGACAGTGGTCCACCATGATCCGTCCCCTCGTGACCCACCCGCACCGCGGCTCCGCGGTGTCCGCATGCTGGAACGTCCTATTCGCTTTTTGAGAAGCGTTCCATCATGTAACCTGCACGAAATTTCGCAGAGGGCCAACGTCGTCCCTCGGCACAGCACATGCCACGACGACGACGGGAGTGCCGATGCGCATCCACGCCTGGTCGCCCATGGACGGTCGCCCTGTCCAGCAGGGGATGTACGACCCCCGTAACGAGCACGACGCCTGTGGCGTCGGGTTCGTGGCCACTCTGACCGGTGTGGCCAGCCATGAGCTGGTCGAGCAGGCGCTGACCGTACTGCGCAACCTCGAACACCGCGGCGCCACAGGATCCGAGCCCGACTCGGGCGACGGCGCCGGCATTCTCCTTCAGGTCCCGGACGCCTTCCTCCGCGAAGAGGTCGAGTTCGAACTCCCCGAGGCCGGCTCGTACGCCGTCGGCATCGCCTTCCTGCCGGCGGACGACTCCGCCGACGCCGTCCAGCAGATCGAGAAGATCGCCGCCGAAGAGGGCCTCGACGTCCTCGGCTGGCGCCAGGTCCCGGTCACGCCGGACATCCTCGGCAACGGCGCCCGCGCCGTCATGCCGGAGTTCCGCCAGCTGATCGTCGCCGGGGGCGGCAGCGCCGGCATCGCACTGGACCGCAAGGCGTTCGTCCTGCGCAAGCGCGCCGAGCGTGAGGCCGGGGTGTACTTCCCCTCGCTCTCCGCCCGCACGATCGTCTACAAGGGCATGCTCACCACCGGGCAGCTGGAGCCGTTCTTCCCCGACCTCTCCGACCGCCGTTTCGCCACCGCGGTCGCACTGGTCCACTCCCGCTTCTCCACCAACACCTTCCCGAGCTGGCCGCTCGCCCACCCGTACCGCTTCGTCGCGCACAACGGCGAGATCAACACGGTCAAGGGCAACCGCAACTGGATGAAGGCCCGCGAGTCCCAGCTGGCCTCCAGCCTCTTCGGCGAGGCGCAGCTCGACCGGATCTTCCCCGTCTGCACCCCGGACGCCTCCGACTCGGCCTCCTTCGACGAGGTCCTGGAGCTGCTCCACCTCGGCGGCCGCTCGCTGCCCCACTCGGTGCTGATGATGGTCCCCGAGGCGTGGGAGAACCACGCCTCCATGACCCCGGCCCGCCGCGCGTTCTACCAGTACCACTCCACGATGATGGAGCCCTGGGACGGACCCGCCTGCGTCACCTTCACCGACGGCACCCAGGTCGGCGCGGTCCTCGACCGCAACGGTCTGCGCCCCGGCCGCTACTGGGTCACCGACGACGGGCTCGTCGTCCTCTCCTCCGAGGTCGGCGTCCTGGACATCGACCCGGCCAAGGTCGTCCGCAAGGGCCGCCTCCAGCCCGGCCGGATGTTCCTCGTCGACACCGCCGAGCACCGCATCATCGAGGACGACGAGATCAAGGCGTCCCTGGCCGCCGAGAACCCGTACGAGGAGTGGCTGGAAACCGGCGAGATCGAGCTCGAGGACCTCCCCGAGCGCGAGCACATCGTCCACACCCACGCCTCGGTCACCCGCCGCCAGCAGACCTTCGGCTACACCGAGGAAGAGCTCCGCGTCCTCCTGGCCCCGATGGCCCGCACCGCCGGCGAACCCCTCGGCTCCATGGGCACCGACTCGCCCATCGCCGCGCTGTCCGAGCGCCCCCGGCTGCTCTTCGACTACTTCACCCAGCTCTTCGCCCAGGTCACCAACCCCCCGCTGGACGCCATCCGTGAGGAACTCGTCACCTCGCTGCGCTCCTCGCTGGGCCCCCAGGGCAACATCCTGGAGCCGACCGCCGCCACGTGCCGCAGCGTCACGCTGCCGTTCCCGGTGATCGACAACGACGAGCTCGCCAAGCTGATACACATCAACGCCGACGGCGACATGCCGGGGATGAAGGCGGCCACGCTGGCCGGCCTCTACCGCGTCAGTGGCGGCGGCGAGGCCCTGGCCGCCCGGATCGAGCAGATCTGCGCCGAGGTCGACGCCGCCATGGAGGACGGTGCCCGCCTGATCGTCCTGTCCGACCGGCACTCCGACGCCGAGCACGCGCCGATCCCGTCGCTGCTGCTCACCTCCGCCGTCCACCACCACCTCATCCGCACCAAGCAGCGCACCCAGGTCGGCCTGCTGGTCGAGGCCGGTGACGTCCGCGAGGTCCACCACGTCGCGCTGCTCATCGGCTACGGCGCCGCCGCCGTGAACCCGTACCTCGCGATGGAGTCCGTCGAGGACCTCGTCCGCGCCGGTACGTTCATCGAGGGCATCGAGCCCGAGCTGGCCATCCGCAACCTGATCTACGCCCTCGGCAAGGGTGTCCTGAAGGTCATGTCCAAGATGGGCATCTCGACCGTCGCGTCCTACCGCGGCGCGCAGGTCTTCGAGGCCGTCGGCCTGGACGAAGCCTTCGTCGCCCAGTACTTCAACGGCACCGCCACCAAGATCGGCGGCGCCGGCCTCGACGTCGTCGCCAAGGAGGTCGCCGCTCGGCACACCAAGGCGTACCCCGCATCCGGGATCTCGGCGTCGCACCGCGCGCTGGACATCGGCGGCGAGTACCAGTGGCGCCGTGAGGGCGAACCGCACCTCTTCGACCCGGACACGGTCTTCCGCCTCCAGCACGCCACCCGCAACCGCCGGTACGACATCTTCAAGCAGTACACGGGCCGGGTCAACGAGCAGTCCGAGCGCCTCATGACGCTCCGCGGACTGTTCGGCTTCAAGAGCGGCCGTGAGCCGATCTCCATCGACCAGGTCGAGTCCGCCTCCGAGATCGTCAGGCGCTTCTCCACCGGCGCCATGTCCTACGGCTCCATCTCGCAGGAGGCGCACGAGACCCTCGCGATCGCCATGAACCAGCTGGGCGGCAAGTCCAACACCGGTGAAGGCGGCGAGGACGCCGAGCGCCTCTACGACCCCGCCCGACGCTCGTCCATCAAGCAGGTCGCCTCCGGCCGCTTCGGTGTGACCAGCGAGTACCTGGTCAACGCGGACGACATCCAGATCAAGATGGCGCAGGGCGCCAAGCCCGGCGAGGGCGGCCAGCTGCCCGGCCACAAGGTCTACCCGTGGGTCGCCAAGACCCGGCACTCCACCCCGGGTGTCGGCCTGATCTCGCCCCCGCCGCACCACGACATCTACTCCATCGAGGACCTGGCCCAGCTGATCCACGACCTCAAGAACGCCAACCCGGCGGCCCGCATCCACGTGAAGCTGGTCTCCGAGGTCGGCGTCGGCACGGTCGCCGCGGGTGTCTCCAAGGCCCACGCGGACGTCGTCCTCATCTCCGGCCACGACGGCGGTACGGGTGCCTCGCCCCTCACCTCCCTCAAGCACGCCGGCGGTCCCTGGGAGCTCGGCCTCGCCGAGACCCAGCAGACCCTGCTGCTCAACGGCCTGCGTGACCGCATCGTCGTGCAGACCGACGGCCAGCTCAAGACCGGCCGCGACGTGGTCATCGCCGCGCTGCTCGGCGCCGAGGAGTTCGGTTTCGCGACCGCGCCGCTCGTCGTCTCCGGCTGCGTCATGATGCGCGTCTGCCACCTCGACACGTGCCCGGTCGGCATCGCCACCCAGAACCCCGTCCTGCGCGAGCGGTTCTCCGGCAAGGCCGAGTACATCGTCAACTTCTTCGAGTTCATCGCCGAAGAGGTCCGCGAGATCCTCGCCGAACTCGGTTTCCGCACGATCGAAGAGGCCGTCGGCCACGCCGAACTCCTCGACACCGATCGGGCCGTCACACACTGGAAGGCCCAGGGCCTCGACCTCGAGCCCCTCTTCCACGTGCCCGAACTTCCCGAGGGCGCGGTGCGCCACCAGATCGCCGAGCAGGACCACGGCCTGGCCAAGGCGCTCGACAACGAGCTCATCAAGCTCGCCGCCGACGCCCTCGGCGCCGACAGCGCCGAGTCGGCCCAGCCGGTCCGCGCGCAGATCGCGATCCGCAACATCAACCGGACCGTCGGCACCATGCTCGGCCACGAGGTGACCAGGAAGTTCGGCGGTGCGGGCCTGCCCGAGGACACCATCGACATCACCTTCACCGGGTCCGCCGGGCAGTCCTTCGGCGCGTTCGTGCCGCGTGGTGTGACCCTGCGCCTGGAGGGCGACGCCAACGACTACGTCGGCAAGGGCCTCTCCGGCGGCCGCGTCATCGTCCGTCCGGACCGCGGCGCCGACCACCTGGCCGAGTACTCCACCATCGCCGGCAACACCATCGGCTACGGCGCGACCGGCGGGGAACTCTTCCTCCGCGGCCGGACCGGTGAGCGCTTCTGCGTCCGCAACTCCGGTGCCACGGTCGTCTCGGAGGGCGTGGGCGACCACGGCTGCGAGTACATGACCGGCGGACACGCGGTCGTCCTCGGCGAGACCGGACGCAACTTCGCGGCCGGCATGTCCGGCGGCATCGCGTACGTCATCGACCTCGACCTCGACAACGTCAACACCGGCAACGTCGGCGCCGTCGAGACGCTGGACGACACGGACAGGCAGTGGCTGCACGACGTCGTGCGCCGCCACCAGGAGGAGACCGGATCCACGGTCGCCGAGAAGCTGCTGGCCGACTGGGACACCGCGGTCGCCCGCTTCAGCAAGATCATCCCGTCCACCTACAAGGCAGTGCTCGCCGCCAAGGACGCCGCTGAGCTCGCCGGGCTCTCCGAGCAGGAGACCACCGAGAAGATGATGGAGGCGGCGACCAATGGCTGACCCCAAGGGCTTCCTGACCACCGGACGCGAGGTCGCCCAGACCCGCCCCGTCGGCGAGCGCGTCAAGGACTGGAACGAGGTCTACGTTCCGGGCTCGCTGCTCCCGATCATCAGCAAGCAGGCCGGCCGCTGCATGGACTGCGGCATCCCGTTCTGCCACAACGGCTGTCCCCTCGGAAACCTCATCCCCGAGTGGAACGACTACGCCTACCGTGAGGACTGGTCGGCGGCGTCCGAGCGCCTGCACGCCACGAACAACTTCCCGGAGTTCACGGGCCGCCTGTGCCCCGCTCCGTGCGAGTCGGCGTGCGTCCTCGGCATCAACCAGCCGGCCGTCACCATCAAGAACGTCGAAGTCTCCATCATCGACAAGGCGTGGGACAGCGGCGACGTCACCCCGCAGCCGCCCGAGCGCCTCTCCGGCAAGACCGTCGCCGTCATCGGCTCGGGCCCGGCGGGTCTCGCCGCAGCCCAGCAGCTGACCCGGGCCGGTCACACGGTCGCCGTCTTCGAGCGCGCGGACCGCATCGGAGGTCTCCTCCGGTACGGCATCCCCGAGTTCAAGATGGAGAAGTCGCACATCAACCGCCGCATCGAGCAGATGCGCGCGGAGGGCACCAAGTTCCGCACGGAGGTGGAGATCGGCAAGGACATCGACGCCGCCAAGCTCCGCCGCCGCTACGACGCGGTCGTCATCGCCGCCGGTGCCACCGTCTCCCGCGACCTGCCCGTCCCGGGCCGTGAGCTGAACGGCGTGCACTTCGCGATGGAGTACCTCCCGCTCGCCAACAAGGTGCAGGAGGGCGACCTGACGGTCTCCCCGATCAGCGCCGAGGGCAAGCACGTCGTCGTCATCGGCGGCGGCGACACCGGCGCCGACTGCGTCGGCACCGCGCACCGCCAGGGCGCGGCCTCCGTCACCCAGCTGGAGATCATGCCGCAGCCGGGCGAGGAGCGTAACGCCAACCAGCCCTGGCCGACCTTCCCTATGCTCTACAAGGTCACCTCCGCGCACGAGGAGGGCGGCGAGCGGATCTACTCCGTCTCCACCACCCACTTCGAGGGCGATGAGGACGGCAACGTCCGGTCGCTCCACCTCATCGAGGTGGAGTTCAAGGACGGCAAGCTGGAGCAGAAGGCCGGCACCGAGCGTGTCATCCCGGCCCAGCTCGTCACCCTGGCCATGGGCTTCACCGGCACGGACCAGGCCAACGGCCTGGTGCAGCAGTTCGGCCTCGGCCTCGACGAGCGCGGGAACGTCGCCCGCGACGAGAACTACGCGACCAACGTCGACGGCGTCTACGTCGCCGGTGACGCGGGCCGCGGCCAGTCCCTCATCGTGTGGGCCATCGCCGAGGGCCGCTCCGCGGCGCGCGGGGTGGACCGCTTCCTGACCGGGACGAGCGCGCTGCACGCCCCGATCCGCCCGACGGACCGTTCCCTGACGGTCTGATCACGGCACAACAGACGTCCCGTACAACGGCGTACGGAACTGAACGCGGCGCCCGCCCAGTCCCCGACCGGACCGGTGGGCGCCGTGGCGCGTCCGGGGCCCCGCGTCCCGCTGCCCGGGCCCCGCGCGGGCCGTCCCCGCACGGTACGGGCGCCCGGGCCGCCCGTGTGAGCCCTCCGTACCCCCTGGCGGCGGGCCGCCCCGTTCTCCTACGATCGAGGGAGTCCACGGGGGAGGCGGAATCACATGACGGTGCGCGGACGGCGTGTGGAGCGGTCCGTCGCCTGGATCCTCAAGAACATCGACGTGGTCATCGCCGCCGGTGTGGCGCTCACCATCGGATTCCTCGACATCTTCGGCGACGTCGTCACCAGCGATGTCGCGTCGGGCGCCACGCTCGTGGTCCTCGGTGCCCTGGCGCTCGGCTCGATCGTGGAACGCGTGCGCCAGCCCGCCACGATCGAGGAGGCCATGGCCGGCACGCGGCGCGCCCTCGAAGACCTCACCATGGTCCGCTCCCTCGCCGGCAACGAGGTCGCCGAGGCCCTGCGCGTCGCCCGCCGGCGCACCCACCTCTGGTACTTCAAGGGCGGCACCGGCACCTACTTACGGGCCGTCACCCTGCCCCAGTGCGTCGCCGCGGCGCGGGAACAGCGCTCCCAGCTCACGATGAAGATCGACATCATCAACCCGGCCGACGAGCGGGCCTGCCAGGCCTACGCCCGCTTCCGCCAGATGTTCGCCACCCGCACCAGCACCGGACACGCCGGCCACTGGACGACCGACCGGGTGCGCAAGGAGTCCTACGCGACGGTCCTCGCCGCCTGCTGGTACCAGGACCGGCTCACCACCATGGACATCACGGTGCACCTCTCCTCCACCGTCCCGACCCTGCGCTTCGACCTGTCCGAGTCCTGCCTGATCATCACCCAGGACGACACCTCACGGGTCAACCTCCTGGTCGAACGAGAACAGCCCCTGTACGACTACTACGTCACCGAACTCCACCAGAGCCGCGCGCAAGCGGTCCCGGTCCCCGTCGGAGTGGGCGTGCCCCTGGGCGAGGAACCCACCGTCGACGAGACCCGGGCGCTGTTCGAGGCCCTGGACCTCGCCCTGCCCCGGACGTTCACCGACAGCGACATCGGGGAGATCATCGTCAAGGCACTGCACGCGGAGGACCCCTACCGGAGGTGAGGCGCCTCCGGGCGCGATCCCATGGACTACGACGAGCTCGAACTGGCCCTCTCCGGCGGCGGATCCGGGCACCCCGACCCCCGCCGGCCCGCGGTGGGCGCCCTCACCGAGGTCGCCACCGGGGCCCGGGCCCTGCGCGCCGTGCACCACCCCCTGGGCTTCCTCTGCCTGCCCCTCCTGCGGGAGGGGCCGCGCGGCGTCTGCGTCCACCTCTTCGACCCGGAGCACGGCACCGTGCACGACGCCGAACCCTGGCACGCGCACAGCTGGGAACTGCGCAGCCACGTCCTGTACGGAAGCGTGACCAACGTCCCGGTCCTGGTCACCCCGTCCGCAGGCCACCCCACACACCGCGTGTTCGAAGTCCACAGCGGGCCCGGGGGAGTGGACGAGATAGTCCCCACCGCCACACTCGTGCGCGGCGAGCCCGGCCGCGAGCGCGTCAACGGCCCCGGAGAGACGTACACCCTGCCCGCCGGCGAGTTCCACGCCACCTGCACGGACGGCCGCACCCCCGCCGCCACCCTCGTGCTCGGCCGTACCGTGCCCGGCGGGACCGACCTCTCGCTCGGGCCGCTGGACGGCCCCGCGCGCACCATGACACGCGGACTGTACGACGAGGAACACACGGTGGCGGCCGTCCGCACCGCCCTCAGGAGGATCGATGAGCACGTCAGCGCCTGATCCCGGGCCCGCCACCGGGCCGCTGCCCGGCGGCGCCGGACCGTACACCGAGGAACGGGCCGTCGCCGTCGCCGCGGCCGAGGCCGCCGGACACATGCTCCGGGAACGCTTCCGCGCCCCCCTCGCGGTGCGCACCAAGGACGCCTCCGGCGACGTCGTCACCGCGCTCGACCTGGCAGCCGAGGAGATCGTCCTCACCCGCCTGCGACGCCACTTCCCGTACGACAGCATTCTGTCCGAGGAGGCCGGGATGCTGGACGGGCCGGGCCACCGCACCTGGCTGGTCGACCCGCTCGACGGCACGAACAACGTGGCGGTCGGGCTGCCCGCCTACGTCGTCGGCATCGCGCTGTGCGTGGCCGGCGCACCGGTGCTCGGGGTCGTCCACGAACCGCTGACCGGCCGCACCTGGCACGCCGTGTCCGGGCACGGGGCGCACGCCGACACCGGTCCGCTGACCGGGCCCGACGGCAGACTTCCCGCCCCCGGACCGGTCATCGCCTGGACCCAGGGGCACGCCGTGGGCCGCGGGAACGTCCGGGCAGCCGCCCTGCGCCAGCACCTCGAACTCGGCTGCCGCCGCGTCCTCCAGCTGTGGGCGCCGCTGCTCGGCTGGAGCATGCTGGCCAGAGGCACCATCGACGGCTTCGTCGGCTACCGGGCCGAAGGGCTCGACCTGCCCGCCGGGGCGCTCCTCGCGGCCGAGTCCGGGGTGCTCCTGCGGACCCTGGGCGGCGGGGTGTTCAGACCCGGCTTCGAAGGTCCCGGAGAGGACCGCAGCTTCGTCGCCGCCCGCGCCGACACCCTGGACTACCTGCTCGCCCAGGTGGCCGCCGTGGAGAGCCGCACCCCCGCCCGCCCCCGGGTCAGCTGACCAGCGCCAGCGCGCAGACCGCGGCCAGCGTCCCCGTCACGGACAGGACCAGCCCCGTCCACAGGAA from Streptomyces sp. NBC_01341 includes these protein-coding regions:
- a CDS encoding inositol monophosphatase family protein, which codes for MSTSAPDPGPATGPLPGGAGPYTEERAVAVAAAEAAGHMLRERFRAPLAVRTKDASGDVVTALDLAAEEIVLTRLRRHFPYDSILSEEAGMLDGPGHRTWLVDPLDGTNNVAVGLPAYVVGIALCVAGAPVLGVVHEPLTGRTWHAVSGHGAHADTGPLTGPDGRLPAPGPVIAWTQGHAVGRGNVRAAALRQHLELGCRRVLQLWAPLLGWSMLARGTIDGFVGYRAEGLDLPAGALLAAESGVLLRTLGGGVFRPGFEGPGEDRSFVAARADTLDYLLAQVAAVESRTPARPRVS
- the gltB gene encoding glutamate synthase large subunit; protein product: MRIHAWSPMDGRPVQQGMYDPRNEHDACGVGFVATLTGVASHELVEQALTVLRNLEHRGATGSEPDSGDGAGILLQVPDAFLREEVEFELPEAGSYAVGIAFLPADDSADAVQQIEKIAAEEGLDVLGWRQVPVTPDILGNGARAVMPEFRQLIVAGGGSAGIALDRKAFVLRKRAEREAGVYFPSLSARTIVYKGMLTTGQLEPFFPDLSDRRFATAVALVHSRFSTNTFPSWPLAHPYRFVAHNGEINTVKGNRNWMKARESQLASSLFGEAQLDRIFPVCTPDASDSASFDEVLELLHLGGRSLPHSVLMMVPEAWENHASMTPARRAFYQYHSTMMEPWDGPACVTFTDGTQVGAVLDRNGLRPGRYWVTDDGLVVLSSEVGVLDIDPAKVVRKGRLQPGRMFLVDTAEHRIIEDDEIKASLAAENPYEEWLETGEIELEDLPEREHIVHTHASVTRRQQTFGYTEEELRVLLAPMARTAGEPLGSMGTDSPIAALSERPRLLFDYFTQLFAQVTNPPLDAIREELVTSLRSSLGPQGNILEPTAATCRSVTLPFPVIDNDELAKLIHINADGDMPGMKAATLAGLYRVSGGGEALAARIEQICAEVDAAMEDGARLIVLSDRHSDAEHAPIPSLLLTSAVHHHLIRTKQRTQVGLLVEAGDVREVHHVALLIGYGAAAVNPYLAMESVEDLVRAGTFIEGIEPELAIRNLIYALGKGVLKVMSKMGISTVASYRGAQVFEAVGLDEAFVAQYFNGTATKIGGAGLDVVAKEVAARHTKAYPASGISASHRALDIGGEYQWRREGEPHLFDPDTVFRLQHATRNRRYDIFKQYTGRVNEQSERLMTLRGLFGFKSGREPISIDQVESASEIVRRFSTGAMSYGSISQEAHETLAIAMNQLGGKSNTGEGGEDAERLYDPARRSSIKQVASGRFGVTSEYLVNADDIQIKMAQGAKPGEGGQLPGHKVYPWVAKTRHSTPGVGLISPPPHHDIYSIEDLAQLIHDLKNANPAARIHVKLVSEVGVGTVAAGVSKAHADVVLISGHDGGTGASPLTSLKHAGGPWELGLAETQQTLLLNGLRDRIVVQTDGQLKTGRDVVIAALLGAEEFGFATAPLVVSGCVMMRVCHLDTCPVGIATQNPVLRERFSGKAEYIVNFFEFIAEEVREILAELGFRTIEEAVGHAELLDTDRAVTHWKAQGLDLEPLFHVPELPEGAVRHQIAEQDHGLAKALDNELIKLAADALGADSAESAQPVRAQIAIRNINRTVGTMLGHEVTRKFGGAGLPEDTIDITFTGSAGQSFGAFVPRGVTLRLEGDANDYVGKGLSGGRVIVRPDRGADHLAEYSTIAGNTIGYGATGGELFLRGRTGERFCVRNSGATVVSEGVGDHGCEYMTGGHAVVLGETGRNFAAGMSGGIAYVIDLDLDNVNTGNVGAVETLDDTDRQWLHDVVRRHQEETGSTVAEKLLADWDTAVARFSKIIPSTYKAVLAAKDAAELAGLSEQETTEKMMEAATNG
- a CDS encoding VIT1/CCC1 transporter family protein — translated: MSIIETDAVLHEAHRDNHTHRDVNGGWLRPAVFGAMDGLVSNLALMTGVAGGAVSHQTIVITGLAGLAAGAFSMAAGEYTSVASQRELVEAELAVERRELRRHPVDEMEELASLYESRGVEPALAREVALQLSRDPEQALEIHAREELGIDPGDLPSPLVAAVSSFGAFALGALLPVLPFLLGATRLWPAVLLALVGLFGCGAVVARVTARSWWFSGLRQLLLGGAAAALTYGLGTLFGVAAG
- a CDS encoding glutamate synthase subunit beta, giving the protein MADPKGFLTTGREVAQTRPVGERVKDWNEVYVPGSLLPIISKQAGRCMDCGIPFCHNGCPLGNLIPEWNDYAYREDWSAASERLHATNNFPEFTGRLCPAPCESACVLGINQPAVTIKNVEVSIIDKAWDSGDVTPQPPERLSGKTVAVIGSGPAGLAAAQQLTRAGHTVAVFERADRIGGLLRYGIPEFKMEKSHINRRIEQMRAEGTKFRTEVEIGKDIDAAKLRRRYDAVVIAAGATVSRDLPVPGRELNGVHFAMEYLPLANKVQEGDLTVSPISAEGKHVVVIGGGDTGADCVGTAHRQGAASVTQLEIMPQPGEERNANQPWPTFPMLYKVTSAHEEGGERIYSVSTTHFEGDEDGNVRSLHLIEVEFKDGKLEQKAGTERVIPAQLVTLAMGFTGTDQANGLVQQFGLGLDERGNVARDENYATNVDGVYVAGDAGRGQSLIVWAIAEGRSAARGVDRFLTGTSALHAPIRPTDRSLTV
- a CDS encoding ADP-ribosylglycohydrolase family protein, with amino-acid sequence MELTADGPAADTGDRARGALLGLAVGDALGAPAENLRPSEIRRRWGRIEGFVSDDPAGTDDTEYAIFSGLLLARHGSALTVSHVERAWHHWIADLDEGPFRGAGFSERGTLENLRRGLAAPISAQHRHAWSDGLAMRAAPFGVFAAGRPAEAARLVAVDGRVSHDGEGIYGGQAVAAGVAAAMVGAGLASVIAAALSVVPMDSWTARSLRRAVTAAQRSYPDRLAGERAVRSAVVIGGYPWTDLAPEAVGLAFGAFTAARGDFRTAVLMAVNMGRDADTTAAVAGALAGALHGASAIPREWASAIGPVRGSCLPSMRGYHVLDIAELLTPDEAEAPPRGTGKTPGREHAFTAPPGGAGGHAPFPAAPGARARQAGR